In the Paenibacillus sp. FSL H7-0357 genome, one interval contains:
- a CDS encoding alpha-amylase family glycosyl hydrolase, giving the protein MVGEVWENSAVSVGAYLDQAFDSGFNFGLAEAVLNSANSEKDSGIAFTLERTYKLYSQISGGAFTDATFLNNHDKNRVMSQLANNPDHARMAAAILLTLPGNPFIYYGEEIGMLGVKPDEGLREPMKWTADGQGDGQTTTWEQAKNNAANSGADVESQLQNRGSLLEHYRQLISLRNEVPALRDGGIREYSSGNSGIMAFERITAGKQVLVVHNLTDGTQNIPLHPGTNTVTYSSILKTLRGEAGLADSMLTLPAYSTIILE; this is encoded by the coding sequence ATCGTAGGGGAGGTATGGGAGAATTCAGCTGTTTCCGTAGGGGCCTATCTGGATCAAGCATTTGATTCGGGGTTTAATTTCGGCCTGGCCGAAGCAGTGCTGAATTCTGCCAATTCAGAAAAAGACAGTGGGATTGCCTTTACTCTGGAGCGAACTTATAAGCTATATTCGCAGATTTCAGGGGGAGCCTTTACAGATGCCACTTTCCTGAATAATCATGATAAGAACAGAGTTATGAGCCAGCTTGCGAACAATCCGGATCATGCCAGAATGGCCGCCGCTATTCTGCTGACCTTACCGGGCAACCCGTTTATTTATTATGGGGAAGAGATAGGAATGCTTGGAGTGAAGCCCGATGAAGGCCTCCGTGAGCCTATGAAATGGACTGCCGATGGTCAAGGAGATGGCCAGACCACCACTTGGGAGCAGGCGAAGAATAACGCCGCTAATTCCGGTGCTGATGTGGAGAGTCAGCTGCAGAACAGAGGTTCTCTGCTGGAGCATTACCGTCAGCTTATTTCCTTGCGCAATGAAGTACCTGCACTGAGAGACGGTGGAATTCGCGAATATTCTTCCGGAAACAGTGGCATTATGGCCTTCGAACGGATCACTGCCGGAAAGCAGGTATTGGTGGTTCACAATTTAACTGACGGGACACAGAACATTCCGCTACATCCCGGCACGAACACCGTTACTTATTCTTCTATACTCAAGACGCTCCGGGGAGAAGCGGGTCTGGCGGACAGCATGCTTACACTGCCTGCTTATTCCACAATCATTCTGGAGTAA
- a CDS encoding ABC transporter ATP-binding protein, which yields MLPVVQLEEVTHAYLGDREASLAIEDLSLSVEQGEFVSLVGPSGCGKTTLLSIIAGLLSPSRGKVFVNGHSLKGPSPEVGYMLQQDYLFPWRTILDNALLGLELTGNLNENTRQKTLELLKDMGLEGKEQAYPSQLSGGMRQRVALVRTLATDPGLLLLDEPFSALDYQIKLQLEDLVSETLRRRGTTAVLVTHDLSEAIAVSSRVILLQRNPGRIRKIFTVPEEIRNTPPLYARDLPGFAELFHGVWKEMESAGREDV from the coding sequence ATGCTGCCAGTAGTGCAATTGGAGGAAGTGACGCATGCCTATCTGGGTGACCGCGAGGCTTCTCTGGCCATTGAGGACCTCAGCCTCAGTGTTGAACAAGGGGAGTTCGTCAGTCTCGTCGGGCCTAGCGGCTGCGGCAAGACGACACTGCTGTCGATCATTGCCGGGCTGCTCAGTCCATCCCGCGGCAAAGTGTTCGTTAACGGACATAGTCTCAAGGGACCCTCCCCGGAGGTAGGGTATATGCTCCAGCAAGATTACCTTTTTCCATGGCGGACGATCCTGGACAACGCGCTACTTGGACTGGAGCTCACCGGAAATCTGAACGAAAACACACGTCAAAAGACGCTGGAGCTGCTGAAGGATATGGGGCTGGAGGGCAAGGAGCAAGCCTATCCGTCACAGCTGTCCGGCGGCATGCGCCAGCGTGTGGCACTGGTACGGACACTGGCCACCGACCCGGGGCTGCTGTTGCTGGATGAGCCGTTCTCTGCGCTTGATTATCAGATCAAGCTGCAGCTCGAGGATCTGGTATCGGAGACACTGCGCCGCCGCGGAACCACGGCGGTTCTGGTTACCCATGATCTGTCAGAGGCAATCGCCGTCAGCAGCAGGGTGATTCTGCTGCAGCGGAACCCGGGAAGAATACGTAAAATATTTACCGTTCCGGAGGAAATCCGCAATACACCCCCGCTGTATGCGAGGGACTTGCCCGGTTTCGCGGAGCTTTTTCATGGAGTCTGGAAGGAAATGGAGTCGGCTGGGAGGGAAGACGTGTGA
- a CDS encoding ABC transporter permease, whose amino-acid sequence MEQKHSDYRKKKRRWQSRVMAVRGSLLLLFFLLWEAGARLGWIDELLFSYPTKVFRQIWEDMISGSLWPHLGITVGETVVGFVLGTLLGTLLAVIIWWSPFLSAVLDPYMVVFNSMPKVALGPIFIVMFGAGFTAIVITTLSITVLITTLVVYNSFCSVDPNLVKVVRSFGATRVQEFFKVILPASFPTVVSTLKVNVGMSWVGVIVGEFLVARSGLGYLIIYGFQVFNFTLVMSSLLIIAAVATAMYQMVVYVEKLLLSRR is encoded by the coding sequence CTGGAGCAGAAGCATAGCGATTACAGGAAGAAAAAACGGCGCTGGCAGAGCAGAGTCATGGCCGTGCGGGGCAGTCTGCTGCTGCTGTTTTTTCTGCTATGGGAAGCAGGAGCCCGGCTGGGTTGGATTGACGAACTGCTGTTCAGCTATCCGACGAAGGTCTTCCGTCAGATCTGGGAAGACATGATCAGCGGAAGCCTCTGGCCGCATTTGGGGATTACCGTAGGGGAGACCGTGGTTGGCTTTGTACTCGGAACGCTGCTTGGAACATTGCTGGCAGTGATCATCTGGTGGTCGCCTTTTTTATCAGCGGTGCTTGACCCGTACATGGTCGTGTTTAACAGTATGCCTAAGGTGGCGCTGGGGCCTATCTTTATCGTGATGTTCGGTGCCGGATTTACCGCAATCGTGATCACTACTTTATCCATCACTGTTCTCATTACGACACTTGTTGTGTATAACAGCTTTTGCAGCGTAGACCCGAATCTCGTGAAGGTGGTCAGGTCGTTTGGGGCGACCAGGGTACAGGAGTTCTTTAAGGTTATCCTGCCGGCATCCTTTCCTACCGTTGTTTCAACCTTGAAGGTAAACGTTGGCATGTCCTGGGTGGGTGTAATTGTCGGTGAATTTTTAGTCGCAAGGTCGGGGCTTGGATATCTGATCATATATGGTTTTCAGGTGTTCAATTTCACTCTTGTCATGTCCAGTCTGCTGATTATTGCAGCGGTGGCTACGGCGATGTACCAGATGGTCGTCTATGTGGAGAAGCTGTTGTTGTCGAGGCGGTGA
- a CDS encoding ABC transporter substrate-binding protein: MKNKKKLSLSLMILALCFSVLAGCGGDSAAVKVKIGEVTRSVFYAPEYVALSQNFFKEEGLDVELQTIPGGDKTMTALLSGAIDVALVGPETSIYVYQQGADDPVITFAQLTQRDGTFLFARKPDADFNWDKVKGSTFLGQRKGGMPQMAGAFTLFNKGIDAEKDLTLIQNIDFANIAGAFASGTGDYVQLFEPQASIFESEDRGQVVASFGVESGYLPYTAFMSKGSYIKKNTDTMQKFTNAIQRAQLWVKEHSPEEIADAVLPYFDKTEREIVISAIKRYKEQDTYAVDPVVDNEEWNNLLDVMDNAGELKERVPAEKIVNNSFAEKAKDNVK; this comes from the coding sequence ATGAAAAACAAGAAAAAGCTGTCGCTGTCGCTCATGATTCTCGCCTTGTGTTTTTCAGTGCTCGCCGGCTGCGGCGGAGACTCGGCTGCGGTAAAAGTGAAGATCGGCGAAGTCACCCGATCCGTCTTTTATGCGCCCGAATATGTGGCATTATCCCAGAACTTCTTCAAGGAAGAAGGGCTGGATGTTGAGCTTCAGACCATACCCGGCGGTGACAAAACAATGACTGCACTGCTCTCAGGAGCCATTGACGTGGCGCTTGTTGGTCCAGAAACTTCAATTTACGTCTATCAGCAGGGAGCGGATGATCCCGTTATCACTTTTGCCCAGCTGACCCAGCGGGACGGTACATTCCTGTTCGCCCGCAAACCGGATGCGGACTTTAACTGGGATAAAGTAAAGGGGTCGACCTTCCTCGGACAAAGAAAAGGGGGAATGCCGCAAATGGCGGGTGCCTTTACTTTGTTTAACAAAGGGATTGATGCCGAAAAGGATCTCACGCTGATTCAAAATATCGACTTCGCCAATATTGCCGGTGCCTTCGCCTCCGGGACAGGTGATTATGTACAGCTGTTTGAGCCGCAGGCTTCCATTTTTGAGAGTGAAGACCGGGGCCAGGTGGTGGCATCCTTTGGGGTGGAGAGCGGTTATCTTCCTTATACGGCTTTTATGTCCAAGGGGAGTTATATCAAAAAAAATACTGATACAATGCAAAAATTTACCAATGCAATCCAGCGTGCACAGCTATGGGTGAAAGAGCATAGTCCGGAAGAGATTGCCGATGCGGTACTTCCGTATTTTGATAAAACGGAGCGTGAGATTGTGATCTCCGCGATCAAGCGCTATAAAGAGCAGGACACCTATGCCGTGGATCCGGTCGTGGACAACGAAGAGTGGAACAATCTGCTGGATGTGATGGATAATGCCGGAGAGCTGAAAGAGCGGGTTCCGGCGGAGAAAATTGTGAACAACAGCTTTGCGGAAAAAGCGAAAGACAACGTCAAGTAG